A single genomic interval of Devosia oryziradicis harbors:
- a CDS encoding GFA family protein translates to MTEKTQLRCSCGQVRLEVRAAPLISAECYCNSCREGAARMATLPGAPDVTNGVGGTPYVLYRKDRVSIVAGQDKLRAFRLKPASSTRRVIATCCNTPVFTEFKGGHWLSLYADLWPDGTAPAMDVRTQTGDLPAQLQPDDSVPSGGWPTTKFYGRLLAAWIAMGFKVPEVKVDGPELAI, encoded by the coding sequence ATGACCGAGAAGACCCAATTGCGCTGCAGCTGCGGGCAGGTTCGTCTCGAGGTTCGGGCGGCACCCCTGATCAGCGCCGAATGCTATTGCAACAGCTGCCGCGAAGGCGCGGCTCGGATGGCGACCCTGCCTGGCGCGCCTGACGTGACCAATGGCGTCGGCGGGACGCCCTATGTGCTCTATCGCAAGGACCGGGTGAGCATCGTCGCGGGGCAGGACAAGCTGCGCGCCTTCCGGCTCAAGCCGGCTTCGTCGACGCGGCGGGTGATCGCCACCTGCTGCAACACGCCGGTTTTCACCGAGTTCAAGGGCGGGCACTGGCTGAGCCTTTATGCGGATCTCTGGCCCGATGGGACCGCGCCGGCAATGGATGTGCGGACGCAGACCGGGGACCTGCCGGCCCAGTTGCAGCCAGATGACAGCGTGCCATCTGGCGGCTGGCCGACAACCAAGTTCTATGGTCGGCTGCTGGCCGCGTGGATCGCCATGGGCTTCAAGGTACCCGAGGTGAAAGTGGACGGGCCGGAACTGGCAATCTAG
- a CDS encoding YgiQ family radical SAM protein, whose translation METIAIAQSTVTSLSRPPMHVGQAAAPFLPMSRAEMEALGWDQCDVIVVTGDAYVDHPSFGMAIIGRLLEAQGLRVGIISQPDWQSAEAFKALGRPRLFFGVTGGNMDSMVNRYTSDHKLRHDDAYSPGGEGGKRPDRSTIVYTQRCREAYKDVPIVLGGIEASLRRIAHYDYWSDKVRRSILADAKADLLIYGNAERAVVEVATRMAEGESVRDLDDVRGVAMFRKVPEHYTELHADDLDSDDEGATRTRGDTVIRLPSFEQVEHDKEAYARASRVLHREANPGNARPLVQRHGDRDLWLNPPPIPLKSEEMDAVYDLPYARVPHPSYGDAKIPAWDMIKNSVTIMRGCFGGCTFCSITEHEGRIIQNRSEASILREVEKIRDKTPGFTGVISDIGGPTANMYRMACNNPKIEAACRLPSCVFPNICPNLNTSHDELISLYRKVRETKGIKKVMVASGVRYDLAVTSPEYVKELVTHHVGGYLKIAPEHTERGPLDKMMKPGIGTYDKFKEMFDAAAAEAGKKYYLIPYFIAAHPGTTDEDMMNLALWLKKNRYRADQVQTFLPSPMATATAMYHTGVNPLKGVKRGGSDQVDTIRGAKQRRLHKAFLRYHDPDNWPILREALKEMGRADLIGQRPDQLVPNYQPPGTGKAAGNKRPVRSNSRALKFTTKGVPMFKK comes from the coding sequence ATGGAAACCATTGCCATTGCCCAGAGCACCGTGACGTCGCTGTCGCGGCCCCCGATGCATGTTGGACAGGCGGCCGCGCCGTTCCTGCCGATGAGCCGCGCCGAGATGGAGGCGCTGGGCTGGGACCAGTGCGACGTCATCGTGGTGACGGGCGATGCCTATGTGGATCACCCCAGCTTCGGCATGGCCATTATCGGGCGCCTGCTCGAGGCGCAGGGGCTGCGCGTGGGCATCATCTCGCAGCCGGACTGGCAGTCGGCCGAGGCGTTCAAGGCGCTGGGCCGGCCGCGGCTGTTCTTTGGCGTCACCGGCGGCAACATGGATTCCATGGTCAACCGCTATACGTCGGACCACAAGCTGCGCCATGACGATGCCTATTCGCCCGGCGGCGAGGGCGGCAAGCGGCCGGATCGCTCGACCATCGTCTATACCCAGCGCTGCCGCGAGGCATACAAGGACGTGCCGATCGTGCTGGGCGGCATCGAGGCCTCGCTGCGCCGCATCGCCCACTATGACTACTGGTCCGACAAGGTGCGCCGCTCGATCCTGGCCGACGCCAAGGCGGACCTGCTGATCTACGGCAATGCCGAGCGCGCCGTGGTGGAAGTGGCCACGCGGATGGCCGAGGGCGAGAGTGTGCGCGACCTGGACGACGTGCGGGGGGTGGCGATGTTCCGCAAGGTGCCCGAGCATTATACCGAGCTCCATGCCGACGACCTGGATTCGGACGACGAGGGCGCGACGCGTACCCGGGGCGATACGGTGATCCGGCTGCCCTCGTTCGAGCAGGTGGAGCACGACAAGGAGGCCTATGCCCGCGCCTCGCGCGTGCTGCATCGCGAGGCCAATCCGGGCAATGCGCGGCCGCTGGTGCAGCGCCATGGCGACCGCGACCTTTGGCTCAATCCGCCGCCCATTCCGCTCAAGTCCGAGGAAATGGACGCGGTCTATGACCTGCCTTATGCGCGGGTGCCGCATCCGTCCTATGGCGACGCCAAGATCCCCGCCTGGGACATGATCAAGAATTCGGTCACCATCATGCGCGGCTGCTTTGGCGGCTGCACCTTCTGCTCGATCACCGAACATGAGGGCCGCATCATCCAGAACCGCTCGGAAGCCTCGATTTTGCGCGAGGTCGAGAAGATCCGCGACAAGACGCCGGGATTCACGGGCGTGATCTCGGATATTGGCGGGCCGACGGCCAATATGTATCGCATGGCCTGCAACAACCCCAAGATCGAGGCGGCGTGCCGGCTGCCGTCCTGCGTGTTCCCCAATATCTGCCCGAACCTCAACACCTCGCATGACGAGCTGATCAGCCTTTATCGCAAGGTGCGCGAGACCAAGGGCATCAAGAAGGTGATGGTCGCGTCCGGCGTGCGCTACGACCTGGCGGTGACCAGCCCCGAATATGTCAAGGAACTGGTGACCCACCATGTGGGCGGCTATCTCAAGATCGCGCCGGAGCATACCGAGCGCGGGCCGCTCGACAAGATGATGAAGCCGGGCATCGGCACCTATGACAAGTTCAAGGAGATGTTCGACGCGGCGGCGGCAGAGGCGGGCAAGAAGTATTACCTGATCCCCTATTTCATCGCGGCGCATCCGGGCACCACCGACGAGGACATGATGAACCTCGCGCTCTGGCTCAAGAAGAACCGCTATCGCGCCGACCAGGTGCAGACCTTCCTGCCCTCGCCGATGGCAACGGCAACGGCGATGTATCACACCGGGGTCAACCCGCTCAAAGGCGTCAAGCGCGGCGGCAGCGACCAGGTCGATACGATCCGTGGTGCCAAGCAGCGCCGCCTGCACAAGGCGTTCCTGCGCTACCACGATCCGGACAACTGGCCGATCCTGCGCGAAGCGCTCAAGGAAATGGGTCGCGCCGACCTGATCGGCCAGCGGCCTGACCAGTTGGTGCCCAACTACCAGCCGCCGGGGACGGGCAAGGCTGCCGGCAACAAGCGTCCGGTGCGGAGCAACAGCCGCGCGCTGAAGTTCACCACCAAAGGCGTGCCGATGTTCAAGAAATAG
- a CDS encoding spermidine synthase family protein: protein MLPWIKLGEAVMPGGGAMTLMQRGTEFSIMSGVITLMNSRLSNSEVQLANLSAARIGTRPKARILIGGLGMGFTLRAALACFATDSEIVVAELVPEVVTWARGPLAVLHGTSLDDPRVRIHQGDVATAISGGQPFDAILLDVDNGPDGLFRPANDRLYNAAGLAAARAALTPGGHLAVWSSAPDARFTKRLKQANLQVEEVTVRARSNGKGERHTIWIGTRPGKPA, encoded by the coding sequence ATGCTGCCCTGGATTAAGCTCGGCGAAGCGGTGATGCCCGGGGGCGGCGCCATGACGCTGATGCAGCGCGGTACCGAATTCTCCATCATGTCCGGCGTCATCACCCTGATGAACAGCCGTCTCAGCAATTCCGAAGTCCAGCTGGCCAACCTGTCTGCCGCCCGCATCGGCACCCGGCCCAAGGCCCGCATCCTGATCGGCGGCCTGGGCATGGGCTTCACCCTCCGCGCCGCCCTCGCATGCTTCGCCACCGATAGCGAGATCGTGGTTGCCGAACTGGTGCCCGAAGTCGTGACCTGGGCCCGCGGCCCGCTGGCCGTACTCCACGGCACCAGCCTCGATGATCCGCGCGTGCGCATCCACCAGGGCGACGTCGCCACCGCGATCAGCGGCGGCCAACCCTTCGACGCCATCCTGCTCGATGTCGACAACGGGCCAGATGGTCTGTTCCGCCCGGCGAATGACCGCCTCTATAATGCCGCCGGCCTCGCCGCCGCCCGGGCAGCCCTGACACCCGGCGGGCACCTCGCCGTCTGGTCCTCCGCCCCCGATGCCAGATTCACCAAGCGCCTCAAGCAGGCCAACCTGCAGGTTGAAGAAGTCACCGTCCGCGCCCGCAGCAATGGCAAGGGTGAGCGCCATACCATCTGGATCGGGACCCGGCCCGGCAAGCCAGCGTGA
- a CDS encoding RsmB/NOP family class I SAM-dependent RNA methyltransferase has protein sequence MTPAARLQATIELMQEVADVARPADAVISAWFRARRQIGDADRGQIIELLYTLLRHHARLGWWLERIGRKDIPRHRLIAWLALSGQSPDQLRSLFNGDRSSPSALTEPERAMLAKLQGGSVDHPDMPDAVRLECPDWALEPLQRRFGPTFAAEMAGMLTPAPLDLRVNPIKSTRDDMLAALRDLGLKPAPTTMAPLGIRMPERLSLANLPMLKSGAVEIQDEGSQLVAMLVDARPGDRVVDFCAGAGGKTLAIAAQMANKGHVVACDINEGRLERAAERFRRAGLHNIQTRLLSSETDKWVKRHKLGFDRVLVDAPCSGTGTWRRNPDARWRPEDEQGVGHLVALQAKILASAARLVKPGGRLVYATCSLLSEENEEQVTIFLASHPDFKLVPLGEAAPGLPSAQPYYLSLTPAQHDTDGFFAAVMVRQSSPLSPKGEVKPAIS, from the coding sequence GTGACCCCTGCCGCCCGCCTGCAAGCCACCATTGAACTGATGCAGGAAGTCGCGGACGTCGCCCGCCCTGCCGACGCGGTCATCTCCGCCTGGTTCCGCGCGCGCCGCCAGATCGGCGACGCCGATCGCGGCCAGATCATCGAACTGCTCTATACCCTGCTGCGCCATCATGCCCGCCTGGGCTGGTGGCTCGAACGGATCGGCCGCAAGGACATCCCGCGCCACCGGCTCATCGCCTGGCTGGCGTTATCGGGGCAGTCGCCCGATCAGTTGCGCAGCCTGTTTAACGGCGATCGCTCGTCGCCATCAGCCCTTACCGAACCCGAGCGCGCCATGCTGGCCAAACTGCAGGGCGGCAGCGTCGACCACCCGGACATGCCCGATGCGGTGCGCCTCGAATGTCCGGACTGGGCCCTCGAACCCCTGCAGCGCCGCTTCGGGCCGACCTTTGCCGCCGAAATGGCCGGCATGCTGACGCCGGCGCCGCTCGACCTGCGCGTCAATCCGATCAAGTCGACGCGCGACGACATGCTCGCCGCGCTGCGCGACCTTGGCCTCAAGCCAGCGCCAACCACTATGGCGCCGCTGGGCATCCGCATGCCCGAGCGCCTGTCGCTGGCCAACCTGCCCATGCTCAAGAGTGGTGCGGTGGAAATCCAGGATGAAGGCAGCCAACTGGTCGCCATGCTGGTCGACGCGCGCCCCGGCGACCGCGTGGTCGATTTCTGTGCCGGAGCCGGCGGCAAGACCCTGGCTATCGCGGCGCAGATGGCCAACAAAGGCCATGTCGTCGCATGCGACATCAATGAGGGCCGCCTGGAGCGCGCCGCCGAACGCTTCCGCCGCGCCGGACTGCACAATATCCAGACAAGGCTCCTCAGCAGCGAAACCGACAAATGGGTCAAGCGCCACAAGCTGGGCTTCGATCGTGTCCTGGTTGACGCCCCCTGCAGCGGCACCGGCACCTGGCGCCGCAATCCCGACGCCCGCTGGCGCCCCGAGGACGAGCAGGGCGTAGGCCACCTGGTGGCGCTACAAGCCAAAATCCTCGCCAGCGCCGCCCGGCTGGTGAAACCAGGCGGCCGCCTGGTCTACGCCACCTGTTCGCTGCTCTCGGAAGAAAACGAAGAGCAGGTAACGATCTTCCTCGCCTCGCATCCCGATTTCAAGCTGGTGCCCCTGGGCGAAGCCGCGCCAGGCCTGCCCTCGGCCCAGCCCTACTATCTGTCGCTGACCCCGGCCCAGCACGACACCGATGGCTTCTTCGCGGCCGTGATGGTGCGGCAGTCTTCACCCCTCTCCCCCAAGGGAGAGGTGAAGCCCGCTATTTCTTGA
- a CDS encoding DoxX family protein yields the protein MKIAGWILSALIALFLAGASAAPKFMGIAAATDAMTVVGWPMKYLVLIGCIEAGCMILFLIPRTALLGAVLTTGLLGGSLAANLRVDNPLWSHTLFSIYLGVAVWVALWLREEKVRAVFPLVRG from the coding sequence ATGAAGATAGCAGGTTGGATATTGAGTGCGCTAATTGCGCTGTTCCTCGCAGGAGCTTCGGCGGCACCGAAGTTCATGGGCATCGCGGCAGCGACCGATGCGATGACCGTGGTAGGCTGGCCGATGAAGTATCTGGTGCTGATCGGCTGCATAGAAGCCGGATGCATGATCCTGTTCCTGATCCCGCGCACGGCGCTGCTGGGGGCAGTGCTGACCACGGGACTGCTGGGTGGTTCGCTGGCGGCCAACCTGCGGGTGGATAATCCGCTGTGGAGCCACACTCTGTTCTCGATCTATCTGGGCGTGGCGGTCTGGGTGGCGCTTTGGTTGCGCGAAGAGAAGGTACGCGCGGTGTTTCCGCTGGTGCGAGGCTGA
- a CDS encoding type IIL restriction-modification enzyme MmeI gives MTTLDDLIAEATASGGSERANYQLFVTGLCDVLGVPRPAMSQEANARNDYVFERSLDYRHPDGSTTKLYVDCYKRGSFVLEAKQSARRQAEDERQASLFGSEAQSRKLGHARRGSRGWDRVMRAAYTQAVDYTRHLPVEHGYPPFVILVDVGHVIELYADFSGQGKNYAQFPDAQGFRIEMDHLRDPAIQARLKAVWTFPHSLDPAKKSAEVTRDIAGRLSIISAWRAGSSRSQASQVPSLHNRRSWYVLTKERVEHG, from the coding sequence TTGACGACACTTGATGACCTGATCGCCGAAGCCACCGCCTCGGGCGGCTCCGAACGCGCCAATTACCAGCTCTTTGTCACCGGCCTTTGTGACGTGTTGGGCGTACCCCGCCCCGCCATGAGCCAGGAAGCCAACGCCCGCAACGACTACGTCTTCGAGCGCAGCCTCGATTATCGCCATCCCGACGGCTCCACCACCAAGCTCTATGTCGATTGCTACAAGCGCGGCAGCTTCGTGCTCGAAGCCAAGCAATCCGCCCGCCGCCAGGCCGAGGACGAGCGCCAGGCCAGCCTCTTCGGCTCCGAGGCCCAGTCCCGCAAGCTCGGCCACGCCCGCCGTGGCTCGCGCGGCTGGGACCGCGTCATGCGCGCCGCCTATACCCAGGCCGTCGACTACACCCGCCACCTGCCGGTAGAACACGGCTACCCGCCCTTCGTCATCCTGGTCGATGTCGGCCACGTCATCGAGCTCTATGCCGACTTTTCCGGCCAGGGCAAGAACTACGCCCAGTTCCCCGATGCGCAGGGCTTCCGCATCGAGATGGACCACCTGCGCGACCCCGCCATCCAGGCCCGCCTCAAGGCCGTCTGGACCTTTCCGCACAGCCTCGACCCAGCCAAGAAATCCGCCGAAGTCACCCGCGACATTGCCGGCCGCCTGTCCATCATCAGCGCCTGGAGGGCAGGAAGCTCGCGATCTCAAGCAAGCCAAGTACCCAGTTTACACAACCGACGTTCCTGGTATGTTCTGACTAAGGAGCGTGTGGAGCACGGTTAG